In one Ananas comosus cultivar F153 linkage group 12, ASM154086v1, whole genome shotgun sequence genomic region, the following are encoded:
- the LOC109718827 gene encoding nuclear poly(A) polymerase 1 gives MGSSGVSKPNKGYLGVTEPISWSGPNDFDVIKTQELEKFLADVGLYESQEEAVAREEVLGRLDQIVKVWVKKVSRAKGLNEQFVQEANAKIFTFGSYRLGVHGPGADIDTLCVGPRHATREEDFFIELHNMLAEMPEVAELHPVPDAHVPVMKFKFNGVSIDLLYARLSLWVIPEDLDISQDSILQNADEQTVRSLNGCRVTDRILRLVPSIQNFRTTLRCMRFWAKRRGVYSNVAGFLGGINWALLVARICQLYPNALPSMLVSRFFRVYTQWRWPNPVMLCSIEEGTLGLPVWDPRRNFRDRLHQMPIITPAYPSMNSSYNVSSSTLRVMTEEFQRGFDICEAMEANRSEWDTLFVPYPFFEAYKHYLEIDITAENEDDLRKWKGWVESRLRTLTLKIEKHTYGMLQCHPHPGDFSDKSKSFHCCFFMGLRKKQDAPTREGEQFDIRATVEEFKLAIGMYSLWKPGMEIQVSHIKRRNVPSFVFPNGIRPLRPPPKADKETSSQKKLASESVPAGDEGPSGTINTKEAVESRKRKQLGDPTEASPEFKVPKIVEKSSPAANVCPEEAEALAITKIIGGGGLSTAGAEAPPEQLDELDYLESEVQKKDFEGDNSNSIESLTAKNSAAQNGSIPSNFTSNGGVEELEVFAFCILFLFLFIYHFLIIGGCKEKLVAVFIIYLQHHICTTLLFDCHSALYNGHRGIFSEYYVLRHVIFG, from the exons ATGGGGAGCTCTGGAGTATCTAAGCCGAATAAGGGGTACCTTGGAGTCACCGAGCCGATTTCCTGGAGTGGGCCAAATGACTTTGATGTGATCAAGACCCAGGAGCTAGAAAAG TTTCTTGCGGATGTTGGACTGTATGAGAGCCAGGAAGAGGCAGTGGCTCGAGAAGAGGTGTTGGGGAGATTGGATCAG ATTGTGAAGGTTTGGGTTAAAAAGGTGAGCAGGGCCAAGGGTCTCAATGAGCAGTTTGTCCAAGAAGCAAATGCTAAGATCTTCACATTTGGTTCTTACCGTCTTGgg GTACATGGCCCTGGTGCAGATATTGACACATTATGTGTCGGCCCAAGACATGCAACTAGAGAA GAAGACTTCTTCATAGAACTACATAATATGCTAGCTGAGATGCCAGAAGTGGCAGAACTACATCCTGTCCCTGATGCTCATGTACCTGTAATGAAGTTTAAGTTTAATGGAGTATCTATAGATCTTTTGTATGCAAGGCTGTCGCTTTGGGTGATTCCTgaa GATTTAGATATTTCGCAGGATTCTATTTTGCAGAATGCTGATGAACAGACTGTTCGTAGCTTGAATGGGTGCAGAGTAACGGATCGAATTTTACGTTTGGTGCCTAGTATCCAG AACTTTCGGACAACCTTGAGATGTATGAGATTTTGGGCCAAGCGTCGCGGAGTTTACTCAAAT GTTGCAGGATTCCTCGGTGGTATAAATTGGGCACTCCTCGTCGCACGTATATGCCAGTTGTATCCAAATGCGCTCCCCAGCATGCTGGTCTCTCGGTTCTTTAGGGTTTACACACAGTGGAGATGGCCTAACCCGGTGATGCTATGCAGTATTGAGGAGGGTACCCTCGGACTTCCTGTGTGGGATCCACGAAGGAATTTCAGGGATAGGCTCCACCAGATGCCCATAATAACGCCCGCCTACCCATCCATGAATTCCAGCTACAATGTCTCTTCTAGTACTTTGCGTGTTATGACCGAGGAGTTTCAACGTGGATTTGATATATGTGAG GCAATGGAAGCAAATAGATCTGAGTGGGATACTCTGTTTGTGCCCTATCCGTTCTTTGAAGCCTACAAACACTATCTGGAGATTGACATAACAGCAGAAAATGAAGACGACCTCCGGAAATGGAAAGGCTGGGTAGAATCTCGTCTTCGCACTCTCACCTTGAAG ATCGAAAAACACACATATGGAATGCTCCAATGCCACCCCCACCCAGGCGACTTCTCTGACAAATCGAAGTCATTCCACTGCTGCTTCTTCATGGGCCTAAGAAAAAAACAGGATGCACCAACCCGGGAAGGTGAACAATTTGATATTAGGGCAACTGTCGAAGAGTTTAAGCTTGCTATCGGCATGTATAGTCTATGGAAACCCGGAATGGAAATCCAAGTCTCTCATATAAAGCGTCGAAACGTCCCTTCTTTTGTCTTTCCAAATGGCATTAGGCCTTTACGCCCTCCACCCAAAGCAGACAAAGAAACTAGCAGTCAGAAAAAGCTGGCTTCTGAAAGTGTTCCTGCTGGTGACGAAGGTCCTTCTGGTACAATAAACACCAAAGAAGCTGTCGAGTCGAGAAAGAGGAAACAACTGGGGGATCCCACAGAGGCGAGTCCGGAATTCAAAGTACCCAAAATTGTCGAGAAAAGCTCTCCTGCTGCTAATGTGTGCCCTGAAGAAGCAGAAGCACTTGCTATCACGAAAATAATAGGTGGTGGGGGATTATCTACAGCTGGTGCAGAAGCGCCTCCCGAGCAGCTTGATGAGCTGGATTACTTGGAATCAGAGGTACAAAAGAAAGATTTCGAAGGCGATAATAGCAACTCTATTGAGTCTTTGACTGCAAAAAATAGTGCTGCACAAAATGGAAGTATACCCAGCAATTTTACGAGCAATGGAGGCGTTGAAGAGCTTGAGGTCTTTGCCTTTTGTattctgtttctttttcttttcatttatcaTTTCCTGATTATTGGTGGTTGTAAAGAGAAGTTAGTAGCTGTCTTCATTATTTATTTGCAACACCATATTTGTACTACACTACTATTTGATTGCCACTCTGCTTTGTATAATGGACATAGAGGAATTTTTAGTGAATACTATGTTTTACGGCATGTAATTTTTGGGTGA